The DNA window GGCACCGGCTCCGACCCCGCCTACAGGCGCGTGGACGTGGACGCCAAGAGCGGCAAGGTCAAGGGACTCTTCTAAGAAGCCGTCAAAGAGCACGGAAGAAGGGCGGCCCCTCTCGGGGGAGCCGCCCTTCTCTTTGTTCATGTGAAGTGGGGGGAGAGGCCGTCCAGGATTTTCAGGACCGCGTCGGACTTGTTCAGGGTGTAGAAGTGCAGGTAGCGCACGCCGTTACCAAGCAGGTCCTCGCACTGGCTCACCGCGTAGTGCACGCCGAGCTTCATGCTCTCCTCCGGGTCGCCCAGGGCGGGGGCAAAGAGCTCCTCCAGCTTCGGGGGAATGGTGGCGTGGCAGAAGCCCGCGAACTTCCGTATCTTCTCAAAGTCCGTTACCGGCATGATGCCCGGGAAGATGGGCACCGTGATGCCGGCCTTCCGGGCGCGGTCCAGGAAATCATAGTAGTAGCGGTTATCGAAGAACATCTGGGTGATGGCAAAGTCCGCCCCGGCGTCCACCTTCATCCTGGTGTACTCGATGTCCTTTTGCAGGCTGGGAGACTCCTGGTGCCCCTCCGGATAGCAAGCCACGGCCACGGAGAAGTCCCCTACTTCCCGGACGAAGCGTACCAGGTCCAGGGCATACCGGAACTCGCCCGACGGTCTGAAATCATACATGTCCTTGGGCGGGTCGCCCCGAAGGGCCAGGATGTTGTCTACGCCGAAGCGCTTGTAGTCCCCGAGGAGGTCCTCAAGCTCGGCCCTTTCGGCCCCGATGCAGGTGAGATGGCTCATCACGGCGAGGTCGGTCTCCTCCGTAATCCAAAGGAGGGCGTTCCGCGTCCTGTCCCGGGTGCTCCCGCCGGCCCCATAAGTGACCGACACATACACCGGGCCGCGGGCGGCCAGCGTGCCGACCACACCCATGAAGTCCTCCTTCCCCTCGATGCTCTTGGGAGGGAAGAACTCGAAGGAGAAACCCCTGTCCCTCTTGCTGAGAACGTCCGTTATCTTCATGGGCACCTCCCCTTTCCCTCCATCTTAACGCCTGGCGAGGACACGGCGATATGAGACCGTCATATGCCGATTATAGCCCGTGGCACCGGCCCTCGCAAACCGGTTTGACAAAACCCCCGCCCTGCCTTTTGCCCCTTCTGGAAATCCCAAATATGCTGCAGTCACCTTTTTGTGATTTCCGTCTCACGCGCCGAGCGGCCAGAAGGCTACAATGGATCAGCAAATATTCCAACGCGGAGAAACGGACATGGCCATTGAAAAGGGCGAAGCAGGCAGGTCCGGCTTCAGAAGGGCCAGAAATTACCACCTCGGCAAGAACCTGGTGACGGCAGTCTGTGTTCTCACCCTCGCCGCCATCGTCTACACCATGTTCGATTCCCTCAGCGCCGGTCTGGTAACGTTT is part of the Nitrospirota bacterium genome and encodes:
- the metF gene encoding methylenetetrahydrofolate reductase [NAD(P)H], translated to MKITDVLSKRDRGFSFEFFPPKSIEGKEDFMGVVGTLAARGPVYVSVTYGAGGSTRDRTRNALLWITEETDLAVMSHLTCIGAERAELEDLLGDYKRFGVDNILALRGDPPKDMYDFRPSGEFRYALDLVRFVREVGDFSVAVACYPEGHQESPSLQKDIEYTRMKVDAGADFAITQMFFDNRYYYDFLDRARKAGITVPIFPGIMPVTDFEKIRKFAGFCHATIPPKLEELFAPALGDPEESMKLGVHYAVSQCEDLLGNGVRYLHFYTLNKSDAVLKILDGLSPHFT